The sequence below is a genomic window from Nitrospirota bacterium.
GGAGGTACGGCGATGAATATTCTTCTGATCGAGGATGACGAACGCATTTCCAGCTTCATCAAGCGGGGCCTTGTGGCAGAAGGCCATGTGGTCGACATCGCCCAGAGCGGCGAAGAAGGCTTGGACAAGGGTATGGCCCCCTATGATGTGATTATCTTGGATTGTCTCCTGCCCGGAAAACATGGAGATGAAGTATGCCAGGCCCTGCGGCAGGATGGGGTCCAGACCCCGATCCTGATGCTCACCGCAAAGGATGGCCTCCAGGACAAGATCCATGGGTTCGATTGCGGCGCAGACGACTACTTGACCAAGCCCTTCGAGTTCGAGGAACTACTGGTGCGCCTCAAGGCCTTATCACGGCGCAAGCCCCTCATCAAGGCCAGCGCGCAACTGAAAGTGGCCGATCTCACGCTGGATCGAGATTCGCAAGAAGTGCATCGCGGGGGGACAAGACTCACACTGACCCGCAAGGAGTTCCTTCTACTTGAATATTTAATGGCCCACGCAGACAAGGCCGTCAGCCGAACGTCTATACTCGAGCAAGTGTGGGGCTATCATCATGACACACTCACGAACAGCATAGATGTGTATATCGGCTCTCTTCGCAAGAAAGTCGATGCCGGGCGAGAGGCCAAACTCATTCATACAGTGAGAGATTTTGGCTACAAGATCACGGAAAGGAGCTAACCACGAGATAGACCAGCCTCAGTTTCCCTTCTTTTCCTTCCAATCCCAACATTTTTAGAAATTCTTCATCTGTTTTTCAGCTACCCTTCATGTGGCCCCGGCAGAATGGCACCAGGCAATTCGATCGGACTCAATCGTTATAGAACGTAGGTAGCTCAGGGGCTTGCGGAAAGCATCATACAATGGGGGAGGGGCACACCATGCAATTTCATCTTTTCACAGCACTCTTCCTCAGTTGGGTGGGCGCTTCACTCACGATCGGTCTTTTGATGTTCATCGCATCATTCGACCGAGATCCCGGAAATGATTTTAAGCCCTGAGTAGGCCCATGGCGCCAACGAGCACAGACAGGTCCACTCCACCGGCTGAGCCGTCACAATGAATGGGCCAGATGAAGGAGAAAATGGGATGGGACTAGAACTCCCTTCGCACAATAACAAACGAATCCTTCTGGTTGAAGACGACAGGCGGATCATCAATTTTATGCAGCGAGGCCTTGAGGCTGAAGGCATAACACTGGACGTCGTCTCGGCCAAAACCCCAGCACTCCACCTGACTGAATCCCGTCGTTACAACACCATTATCCTTGACATCTATCTTGGAGATGAGAACGGCCTGGATATCTGCCGGACCCTCCGGCAGCGCTCGATCGATACTCCGGTCCTCGTCATGACGGCCAAGGATAGTATGGAGCTGCGGGAAGCCAGTGCGACCGCCGGGGCCAACGCATATCTCCCGAAACCATTCTCTTTCGACGATCTACTCAGCACACTTGAGAAAATGCGCCAAGCCTATCTGACAATTGACATAACAGTCCCAACGGGGTTTCCTGCGCAAGTCCGCGCCTGAACCACGCAAGACCAATGTATTTTCCTGACCGTGGAGGCCGAAATGGAACAGAAACAGTGGGAATGGGCGATGACCGATAGTCAGAACGGCCACAGCGAGCGGGCCGCGTTGATGAGACCGATCCCGTATGAGATGACGCCATCCGCCGGCGCCGGAGCCCCAGTTTTAGCGGCTCGCTGTGGGAAGGTGCTCTCGCTGAACATCAGCAGCGGAGGGATGCTGGTCTTGATGGACCAGTCCCCGGAGATCGGGCAGGTGCTCAGGGTCCTGATTCCGACACCCATCTTGCAGACAGAAACACCGACCCTTGCCGAAGTCCGCTGGACAAGAAAACTGCCGTTTGAGCAGCCCGATGGGAATGAGGCACATTTTGTCGGGTTGAGATTCATGTTTTGCTGAACCTCACATCATAGCGTTATGCGCTAAACACAACGCGGGCTCGCAAGGCCAGCGGATTCTCCGAAGTCACTCAGGCAGACATGTGCCAACTCCTGCCAGTGACCTAGAAGTCTGCCCGAGGACTGTCATTTGTGCTGCGGCAGACGATCCCCAAGCCTTCAGGTTGCAACGAAGGATTCCCCGGACAAGGTTTTAAGGAATCTCGTCGAGAAGAGTGGATTGGATCGTCGGCAACGGTGCAGTTTGGCGGGGAGGACCGGGGAGGACGCGTGCTACGCCGGCCTGGTTGGTGCCCTGGATCAGTCCAATCGAAAGTTGCGGCCCGAGCGTAGTCACAGCCCCGCTCCAGGCCTGACCAGTTGTGGGATTCCGAAAGCTATACGATTGAAAATTGTTCCCCGGGTTGTAGAGAAATCCCTGCGTGCCTTGATTGTCGAGATAGAGACTTCCCGGCCCAGGCAGTGTGAACAGCGGGGCAACCCCTCCATTGAAGGCACGAACACTGGAGATTGTCTGCCCCCACGCCTTTGCATCCAACGACGGAAGCGTGAACAACGGCAGGGCCAATAGGGAGAGCAGCAGGACTGGCACGATCGTTCGCTTGACCCTAGGGGGCTGTAATCTCATTATAATTAGTCCATGACAGACAGGCTGGGTTTCATTATAGTATGCACAAAGACCTCTTGTCGATTAAAGGGTGCGTCATGGAGCTGGGTACCGGGATCAATCGATGGTGGTATACATGCGGCTCTGCCGTCTGCATAGGCCTGCTCCTCTCACCCAGTCTCAGTTGGGGTTCGGATGAAAGCAAATCCCCGCCTGCCGAACAACGCGAAACTATATCCCTCGCCGACGCGGCCATTCGCGCGCTGCAGCATAATCTTGACATCAGCATCAGCCGCCAAACAAAAGAGAGTCGGCTGGCCGACATTACCGTTGAACAGGCCAAGTTCGACCCGACTCTTAGCGTGAACGGCCAGTACAACCGGATCGTGAGCCCGCTCAATCGGCCCGTGTTCGGCGCTACCGGCAA
It includes:
- a CDS encoding response regulator gives rise to the protein MGLELPSHNNKRILLVEDDRRIINFMQRGLEAEGITLDVVSAKTPALHLTESRRYNTIILDIYLGDENGLDICRTLRQRSIDTPVLVMTAKDSMELREASATAGANAYLPKPFSFDDLLSTLEKMRQAYLTIDITVPTGFPAQVRA
- a CDS encoding response regulator transcription factor produces the protein MNILLIEDDERISSFIKRGLVAEGHVVDIAQSGEEGLDKGMAPYDVIILDCLLPGKHGDEVCQALRQDGVQTPILMLTAKDGLQDKIHGFDCGADDYLTKPFEFEELLVRLKALSRRKPLIKASAQLKVADLTLDRDSQEVHRGGTRLTLTRKEFLLLEYLMAHADKAVSRTSILEQVWGYHHDTLTNSIDVYIGSLRKKVDAGREAKLIHTVRDFGYKITERS
- a CDS encoding PilZ domain-containing protein, producing MEQKQWEWAMTDSQNGHSERAALMRPIPYEMTPSAGAGAPVLAARCGKVLSLNISSGGMLVLMDQSPEIGQVLRVLIPTPILQTETPTLAEVRWTRKLPFEQPDGNEAHFVGLRFMFC